The region tcatttagtgctagatacatccgtatctagacaaatccaagacaagtaattcggaacggagggagtagctagttTCTTGTTTGTGTCTGCAGCACCTGGCGTATGAGTACGCGAAGAGAGGAGCCAACCTGGCGCTCGTGGCGAGAAGGGAGGCGAGCCTCAGGGAGGTCGCCGACAACGCGTCGGCGCTCGGCTCGCCGAGCGTCCTTGTCTTGCCGGCTGACGTCTCCAAGCCTGACGACTGCCGAAAGTTCATCGACGACACGGTTGCCTACTTTGGAAGATGTAAGTCTGAGCTGAGTGGCATCTATATATGCTACCACAATCTGCAGCCAAATATCCATACATGAAATTTCTTGAAACAGAAGTGTGCATCCGGATCACCGGAACTGTCTTTTGACGCGCTTGATATTTGCAGTGGACCACTTGGTGAACAACGCGTCGATTTGGCAGGTCTGCAAGTTCGAAGAGGTGGAGGACGTTAACTACTTCAGAACATTGATGGTACAAAGCCACAGGCCGTTTTCACTTCCTCGCACAAATTTAGGGCATGAATCTGACCTTCTTCTGCACACCTAGGACATCAACTTCTGGGGCCATGTGTACCCAACTCGCTATGCCATTCCTCACCTGAAGAAAACCCATGGCCGGATCGTCGGTGTCACCTCCAACTCCTCCTACATATTCATCGGAAGGAACACCTTCTacaatgtctgtactcagatgagTCCCTTCCGCGCTTGCTAGCATAGTTGAAATGCACGGGTACAATGTGAAAATGTTGCTAATGTGAAATTACTGTCGTTTGCATGGCAGGCGAGCAAAGCAGCGGCGCTAAATTTTTACGACACGCTTCGGATGGAGCTCGGCGGGGAAGTCCGCATTACAGAGATCGTCCCAGGGGTGGTCGAGTCGGAGATCACAAAGGGGAAGATGCTCACCAAGGAAGGCGAGATGAAAGTTTGACCAAGACGAAAGAGATGTAACACGAGTTGCCACATGATATTATTGTTTGACCGCGGTAGCATCATATCATTTCATGTTGTTGATGTAGCTATGATTGTGATCATTGCAGGCGATCCTTGGGCCGACACCGGCGGAGCCTGTCGCCGCTTTCGCAAAGACGGCGGTGAAGGACGTGTGCCGGGGGCAGAGGTACGTGTTCGAGCCGAGGTGGTACATGGCGGTGTACCTGTTCAGGGTCTGCTTCCCGGAGATCCTGGCCTGGAGCTCCCGGCTCCTGACCGTGAAGACGCTAGGGCGCCCTGCAACGACCGACACCGTGGGAAGACAGATCCTCGACATGCCCGGGGTGCGCTGGTTCACCCAGACGGCGTCGCTGCGGTCGCCAGAGATTCGGGCCAGGTGAAATAAAGCTGGAGTTGCCCATTGTGATGTGGGAAGCCCACTCCGCtgtctggtactccctccgttccgaattacttgtcttagatttgtctagatacggatgtatctagactcatttagtgctagatacatccgtatctagacaaatccaagacaagtaattcggaacggagggagtagtagtaagaTGAAAGCTTTGTCGAACTAAAACTGCTTGTGTACTATATGTCCCATGGtctttccaaaataagtgtcttaagctTAATATAAATTTGTGCTAGAGCTAGtataaagttaagacacttattttgggacgaagggagtaactCAGAGTGCAAAAGAACATTACAGTACTTTTTTCTTCTTCGTCTGAAATCCAGTGGACACATAGAAGACATCACTACTTGGTGCAATGTGCATGAAACTTCCACTTCTGAGTTGCCGAATTGGAAATTTTGGGGGTTGGGGGGTGGGGACATTCTTTCGGACAGAGGGAGCACAAACATTCTGGAACCAGGGGGCACGCATGCGGACCGAGTATCACAAAGGAGCATTACTCCGAGTGGAACTAGAGAGAACATGAAACCTCACAAAATAAAGTAATGCTACACACATAGGTTTACAAAGGTTTTACAGGTAGGTTGATTTTGGTTGAAGATTAAGGAGGAGGATTTTGATTGAAGATTAAGGAGAAGGGGCTCACCCTATTAAAAAGAAAGAATCCTAGTCAGCATGTAGCATGTAATTGCATGTACTTGTTGACTTCCATCACAGTTTAAAGACCGAAATACTCTACACAAACCCCTTTGCCATTAAGCTTAGACATACCTTCACAAACTTTGGTTCTCGCCGTATTGTATTTCCCTTAAGCAATTAATAGAAATGGGAAATGCCTGCTTGAAATGCAATAAAATAGTACCTACTCGTTTAGAGAAACAATGTGTTGGAGCAAAATAGCTTAGCCTGAGAAGGAAATGGTCATGCCAGGTCAACGACTTTTGCCATCGATAATAGCCCGGTAAGAAGTAATATTGTTCCTTTCAGTGGAACATACAAATTATATTTGGAAGAACAGTGGTTTGTACAGAGCGTGTAGAATTTTTCTTTAATAACAGCAGATTTCATCGTTCCATACAGTGATTGAAAATTTATGCCGATGCATGTTTCAGTTACTCTGGTTTTTGTTTACAATCTTATTGAAAAAATTCATGACGGCCAGGTGAATTCTTGAATTATCTTTTCAATAATTTGACATATNNNNNNNNNNNNNNNNNNNNNNNNNNNNNNNNNNNNNNNNNNNNNNNNNNNNNNNNNNNNNNNNNNNNNNNNNNNNNNNNNNNNNNNNNNNNNNNNNNNNNNNNNNNNNNNNNNNNNNNNNNNNNNNNNNNNNNNNNNNNNNNNNNNNNNNNNNNNNNNNNNNNNNNNNNNNNNNNNNNNNNNNNNNNNNNNNNNNNNNNNNNNNNNNNNNNNNNNNNNNNNNNNNNNNNNNNNNNNNNNNNNNNNNNNNNNNNNNNNNNNNNNNNNNNNNNNNNNNNNNNNNNNNNNNNNNNNNNNNNNNNNNNNNNNNNNNNNNNNNNNNNNNNNNNNNNNNNNNNNNNNNNNNNNNNNNNNNNNNNNNNNNNNNNNNAACGAATAGAAGATGAAAAATAATGCAAGAGCTACTGCGTGAAGCAGAGATAATGAACACATTTTATACATTTTATAGCAGAAGCAAAGATGTAAAACGAGGAACTGGATGCTGGTTAAGCCTAGAGCTGAAAACTTCACAAGTGCACTTAGCCTAGCATATCAAGATCAGGACGATGTAGCTTTTGCATTAACCGAGCAAAAAGGCTGACCATAATCACGGAGTGGTATCCATAAAGTCCAAATTTCGGATGTGCCGTTCAGCCGTACGTGTTTTCAGCCTCTGAAGCAGGAGCCATGCATCAGCAGTCGAACAACCTTCGTTCATCTCACGCACGATAGGTCGAGAAGATTGTCCGTTGTACTCAATAAGCATTGTACCCTACAATTGATGGGGGAAAACATACACACCTTCAAGATTTAAGATGTTATAAATAAAAAACGAGGAACTAAAATCATATGAAATGAATTTGGATTTTTCAAAGTAATCCAAATGGTCCATGCGCTGAAGGGTCTGAACATACTTCTTCCCTAATTATGAATACAAGGTAGTAGCACACTATTTGAAGTGTTTGCCACCAATATATATAGAGGAATAGCTTCAAAGAAAACCTGCAATTACTACCAGTACAATATGAAGAGGCAACTGACCAAATGACAGTAGTAGTATTGGCTTATGCAGTAACTGCAGCACTAGCAAGATGTTCtggtaagcttcatgcactagccaacgcaaccaaaagtccgaactgatggaaaggggTAGGCAATCCACATATTCAACAGTTCTAAAACATCAACCGAAGTCCAGCTACAAACATGAACGGTAAGTGCGCAGATATTATATAGCACAACTAGCAGGCTGAATTGCTATGTACTAGCCTAACTTGATTTAAAAGTTATGGGGCTTATTTAGCTTAAGGGCTTATCGACTGGAATTGTCAAAATAACTAAGGCTTATCTAAAGCAAGCTCAAACAGTTGAAGGCTATAAGCCTCACAAAATTCAGCTTGTAGACCAAAGTGTTGCCAAAAAGGATCTCTGGTGACATTTCACTCCCCTCTGGGGCTGACTTGGACGCACGAAGGGGCTTAGGTTCACTAAGACTTAAGGTTCATCGCTTAAAAGCTAACAAATTTTTTTTACAACATTCACACAGTATACATTTGGCATGCCATGAAATATCAGGTGAAAATTTGATCGACACTATTAATTAAGTGACAAAAGATATTCGACTCGGAAATGTAAATGTTGTCAAACTAGGAGCATACTTATAAGACATTCGACCTAAAATCTCTTGTGCGTATAAGACATTGCCATCCCCTTGACATTGTAAAATGGTCTGCAAAAGTCTCAAATAGATTTTTGTTtacattttactttatttctatctGCTACAGCATACTTATATTAATCGGGAGGGCCCTGTTTGTCCTAGCTATAAGTCAGACAACAGATGCACAGGcgattgaaactaatattattacaGTCATGCCAGTAAGAAAGGACCATAAGGCAAATGTATTGATAAAGATACATATTCAGTTTCATGAGAGGGAAAGAGGGAGGGGGGACCTCAAATTTCTCCAAATAATGCTGAAATCCACTCAGAATTTGTTTCATAGCGATGTACGATTCTGAGGTTGGATCAGAGACGGCAGTTGAAACCTCCTCACATGAGTGACCAATTATGTTACGTACAATCTGTGTAATGTGTTATGATAAGGTTGTGATCTTGAGTAAACATGCTAGGAAACTATTAATAAAACAGATATACTCACAGCACAGTCAACAAAGGCCTCTGAAATTTGACTTCCATCATCTATGTACACAAGAAGCTCGTACTCTCTGCGATTTCTAAATTGAAATCGTTTGACAGAGGTAATCAAACCCTGTAGCAGTTATGTCACCAATCAACGTTTGCATTTTGCACAAATGACTGAAAGTAAATATACATGTAAGAAAATCTTCCAGCACTCTTGAACTCATGGAAAAACATTTTGATCAAACAAGCAATGTGAAATGGACACAGTTCTATTAAAAAATTTGTAGACAAAAGGTTTGAAAGGATAGCTAAATCTGCAAGTAGAAAATCCAATCTGGAAATGACAGAAAATAAATATACATGTAGGAAAATCTACCGCCAGTCTTAAACTCGTTGAAAAAGCATTTTGATCAAACAGGAAATATGAAATGGACACAGTTCTATGTAAAAAAATGTAGACAAAAAGGCTGGAGGTCAAGGACAGCTAAATCTGCAAataaaaggtactccctccgttccaaaatagatgacccaactttatactaaagttagtacaaagttgagtcatctattttggaacggagggagtactaagtagTAAACGAACCTTAATTTTTCCTTGAATGTAGGGTCTTGTATCCTTTTCTATGGTCCAATGTGCCATCAAGTTGAAAATGTATATGAAAGGTTTTTCATTTTCACCACTTAGAATGACTGGATGTTCCATCTGACCAGTATTATCATCAACAGTTGAAGGCCGTGCAGCCTCCACACCATTGGCACCAGTTGCACCAATGTCATGTGCCCTTTGTTGGGAATCATACCCACCACAAGGAGTAGATGTAGAAGGCTCTCCTCTGCTCCTAGTAAAAGCAGTAGCTTGGTCCTGCATGGTGATTTCTTGGACACGTTGTATTTGCTCGTCAACATTGTTCGCCACAATAGGATGGTCAATATATTCGTCTACTAAAGTTCGTGCAATTCTACTAGTGCTTTGTTGGGGTTCATGTCTATAGGTAACAGGTGCAGAAGCCTCTGCGTTGTTCCCAATAAGAGAAGTAGATCGGTCCTGCATAGGGTTTTCTTGAAAATGTTGACGTTGTGCTCGGACACCATTTACCACAACAGGATGGTTAACACGATCTTCTTCCATTGTTTGTGTAgttctaccaacttgagagccattACCTGTGAATTGAATAACAATGAAGCATGAATACATCATATAATAAATACTTGGAAGGTTAAGATCTTAAACAATGTAAACTGAAACATAGGGCAACTTGCTTGACAAATCGACTTTCTTTGAAACAGTATTGAGCCACAAGAATgacagaattgcaggaaaacatttTCAATACAACAGGAGGACCTCTAAGAAAGTGTGGTAAGGCAACTGTGGTCATGCACAAAATATTTGCAACAAGCAGCTAAGCAATTATAAGTAGGCCATAGTGTCTGAATATAATGGAGTTCTACAGCAGATAGGGAGCATATTCAGTCACCTGTATCGCCTCTTGAGTAAAAGAATATACAAAGTTTCTTTCAGCAGCATAGACTCACAGTCACAGGTAGGAGTAATTAATTGCAGGTAAATCGATCACAAAATCAAGGTGATAACACAAAAAAATGTGTCTACTTACACATTGCTGGCAAAGAAGCTAATCATCCATAGTAATTCAGTTGCCTCTCTAACCTCTACGACTCCATCTAATAAAAATGAGTCTACTTAAACATAGAAGTATTACCTAATCCTGTTGGATGAGAGGGGTTTACTGTTCTTGGCATTGAGATGCCTTGCTCACCACCATTTGCAGCGCTTACATTACGTGGCCAGGCAGCTAGGGTGGCTCTGGAGGACAAAGGTAATCCACCTTGTTTCCTGCAGCATGAACACATGAACATACATGTGGAATCTAGAACAATAAATATACAAGATATGAACAAACAACTAGCAGCTTGTAAAGAAATGTGACGAACAGAACACATTGAATAGCAAAAGTGCAAGAACAGGGCATGTGGCTGATTGGATAAGCATTTATTATTCAGTTTACAAAATTGTGAGTTATAATAGAAAGATATGTAAACAAAATGAAAGAAAACGAAGCTTGCTAAGTACTTAATATACAAAAATGATATTGTGGCTGTGAGCTGCGACTCTTGCTGACCAAGAAGAGATGCAGCAAAGATCCTCAGCTGAAGTGTTTGCATTTTAAATTATCTAATTCACCGGACACTTCCATAAATAACTGTCAAGTTCTTGCTTAAAATACAAGGTGAAGCAATATACCTCGCAATGAAATGGCATCTGCGTAGATCTAATGTGTTCACTGATGGACAAGGACAGTACATACCTTTTTCCACGAGGTGGTTTATTTACTTCAGAAACAAGTCTGACACGTGCTACTTCCAATTCATCAACTACCCCACCAAGAATCTCAATAACCTCAGGGACTAACATAAGAAGCCCTCTCTTTATGTGCACATTCCTTATAACAATCTGAGATATGTAAAGAAAGTTACAAGCTGTTGGTACAAATATTAGTAGGATAGGGAAAAATATGTCTTATAATCTCATGCTGCACACTCATTGGCATTTACCTGATATATTGTTTGTAATCATATATCACTTATATATATGATATACCGGTACATAAAGAGTGCATCTACCATTTCGGTCTACAGGGTGTCTCAAGAAAAAACGCTATATAAGAGGATGCTGGTTAAAAAATGCAGACAATGGTATGACCAATGAGTTTCAGAGAATGCCAGGTTTCTCAACTGAGTTCTGAGTTTTCTTCACTACAATCAATCTTTGCCAGCACCAACCAACACTCCACACATGGAGTAAGCACCATACTTCTATGTTTCCCAACATTTACAAATGGTATCACAGAAGTAGAGAAAAAACTTACTGAATGCATGCGGAGTGCCTGGTCCTATCTTTCacatctactccctcctttcctaaatataagtcctttccgttcctaatataagtccttttagagatttcaatacggactagACATTCATGTTACAATCCAGATGTAAGTTCAAATGTTTAATAGCCCAATGAGAAGGTAATTGCGTAGTGCTCCACATATTAGTTATTGCTGGGTGGAACATTAAGGGTGATGAATATTTCAACTGCTACAAAAGTAAATATGTGAATTGATTTTATATGAAAATTGCACAAAACAGTCAAAATGGTACCGGAGCATAGGCACCATCATATTAGTTACTTCGATCTCTATCTTAAATCTTATCTCTTTCCTATTTAGATAATATTCTAACTTTATCCTATTACTGGCTGATACTATTGCCATGAACACAAGTATGTGAAGAGTATATTCCCATGCCAAATGCATCCTAACACAAGTAAGCACATTCTGTGGAAATTCATCATTTTAGTATAAGCTAAGAAAAGAACATAAAATCGTAAGGCAAGACAACCTTCTCAGGAAAATGAGCAGATAAAATTTTGAAAGATGACCTTAAAACCAGCAGGAGCAAGAACTTCCAGGTCTTTGATAGGCCTGTATTCCATTCCATATATGCGTTGGATGCCATCTGTCATTGATAACTTTAAACATCGTTTGGGGCCGGCATGTGCATCACGATATCTTTCCCTTAAAGGGGCAGACATATTGACGATTTCATCAACCTAAGAAACACAGAGCTGGTTAGATGGTTACATTCATGAAACGATCCTGATTCTGCACATGACAAATCTACACCTTTATAATTTGGACCAACCATATAAGCGATGCAATCTTTCTCTTCTACCCACTAGCCCTTAAGTTAAGGTCAATCTGGTACTGACTCAACTTTGATTATATAAATGTGAATAATATCACATTACAAAGAAAGAAGGAAAGAGATCATCAGTCCTACTACAGTACTACCTTGAAGATGCATGTGATTGGGTTAAGTTAAAAGGACCCCGTGATGCTTAGGATTGTTTTCCTGACACACTGGTGACCAAGAACTAAACAGATAACTTAGATGAACCAAAATGCATAACCTGCACTTTACTAGTACAGCAATCTCAACAATATTCACCATTCTATGGGGCCAGCAATCACCTTCATGTGTCAAAGAACGATACTCCAAAGTTCTGACTAAGGAAATGCGCCTTTGTGACGCAGTCACTAAGCTGAAGTAAAGCAAGAAAACTAAAGGTTTAGGTTCCAGCATAAACGCCTTATTTCAGATGGATCTCGAATTAGAAGCTCAGATATGGAGGCAAATTGCAGACATTGCCATCACCAACCTGAAGTATCCACCAGAGCAAAACCATGCTATACATTGCATAACTATGCTGCACCAGGAGGGCCAAGGCAGTACTGATATCCAGAACTCAAAAAGAAAATCATAACCAATCATCCAATACTGAATTATAAGGGGACTACAACCTGTAGCACAAATGGTCCATCGAGGATGGTGGCCTCCATAGACCCGACGCCCTCCGGAAGCACACCAGCGCCACATTCGTTCATGTCGGCAAAGAGGAGCTGCTCAAAACACTGTCTAGCCTGCACTTCAGTGCCGCCATGGCCGTTGAACCCAGGCAACCCGGCAGCACACTGTTGAAGCCACTCTGGCCGTACACGAAGCCCGAGTCGCCGCAGGAACGCATCCACCGGACGCAGCTGCGCGCTCAGTGCGGACGGTGGGGTCGAGGACGTGAGCGGGGTCGCAGTTGGGGTCCAGGCAGAGGGAGGGGTTGGAGCTGGGGTTCGAGGCCGAGGAGCAGACGCGGCAGCAGGTGGTGGGGTTGGCGTTGGGGTTCGGGAAGGAGGAGCTGATGCGGCAGCCGGCGGTGGAGTTGGGGTTGGGGTTCGGGACATAGGAGTGGGTGCGGCAACGGGCGGTGGAGTTGGGGTTGGGGTACGGGCAGTAGTGGGTGCGGCAGCCGGCGATGGGATTGGGGTCCGGGTTCGGGCCGGAGCAGGTGCGGCGGCCGGCGGTGGAACTGGGGTTCGTGTTCCGGACGGAGGAGTGGATGCGGGAGGCGGGGTTGGTGTTGGGGTTCGGAACAAAGGAACCGCGGGAGCAGGAGCGGGAGGTGGACATGAAGTTTGGGGCGGAGGATATTGAGGTGGAGCGGGAGGTGGTGGGGAGAGGTCATCGGCGACGTCGGTGAACAGGGAGTCCCCGTCAGAGTCCCGCATCTCGTCGGGTGCGTCGCCGAAGTCGGGGTCCTCGTCGGGGT is a window of Triticum dicoccoides isolate Atlit2015 ecotype Zavitan chromosome 2B, WEW_v2.0, whole genome shotgun sequence DNA encoding:
- the LOC119364114 gene encoding recQ-mediated genome instability protein 1-like; translation: MGRRSLIITDSDEEDAAATPASASASVSTGGGGIVGRPSSQNPSPFLAPYTLPSSPPPSPPVEISDDEEEVDEIQDPDEDPDFGDAPDEMRDSDGDSLFTDVADDLSPPPPAPPQYPPPQTSCPPPAPAPAVPLFRTPTPTPPPASTPPSGTRTPVPPPAAAPAPARTRTPIPSPAAAPTTARTPTPTPPPVAAPTPMSRTPTPTPPPAAASAPPSRTPTPTPPPAAASAPRPRTPAPTPPSAWTPTATPLTSSTPPSALSAQLRPVDAFLRRLGLRVRPEWLQQCAAGLPGFNGHGGTEVQARQCFEQLLFADMNECGAGVLPEGVGSMEATILDGPFVLQVDEIVNMSAPLRERYRDAHAGPKRCLKLSMTDGIQRIYGMEYRPIKDLEVLAPAGFKIVIRNVHIKRGLLMLVPEVIEILGGVVDELEVARVRLVSEVNKPPRGKRKQGGLPLSSRATLAAWPRNVSAANGGEQGISMPRTVNPSHPTGLGNGSQVGRTTQTMEEDRVNHPVVVNGVRAQRQHFQENPMQDRSTSLIGNNAEASAPVTYRHEPQQSTSRIARTLVDEYIDHPIVANNVDEQIQRVQEITMQDQATAFTRSRGEPSTSTPCGGYDSQQRAHDIGATGANGVEAARPSTVDDNTGQMEHPVILSGENEKPFIYIFNLMAHWTIEKDTRPYIQGKIKGLITSVKRFQFRNRREYELLVYIDDGSQISEAFVDCAIVRNIIGHSCEEVSTAVSDPTSESYIAMKQILSGFQHYLEKFEGTMLIEYNGQSSRPIVREMNEGCSTADAWLLLQRLKTRTAERHIRNLDFMDTTP